One stretch of Armatimonadota bacterium DNA includes these proteins:
- a CDS encoding serine/threonine protein kinase gives MALGTIGKYEKLDVLGHGASGIVYLAWDTMLRRQVALKEINLMAGDEGRFLEEARVLDRLRHPNIVRVNGVDRIDGHVVIDMEYVKGPNLQEFMRGRGRLPLDQALNIGIQLCDALHFAHRNHIVHRDVKPGNILISKEGQAKIVDFGLAEILGSGSYAGGAGTYAYMAPEDFEEEERSDHRSDIWSAGVTLYEMLTGRRPFQASKSKDPFSWKRAVDEDTPAPLADIAPALPAGIEQVILRSLAKDKHDRYQSAGEMADDLRAVAARVGVAAPVSTPAATSDSDPRVLSEGTPDEKGPDVSFSPEYLDFGRMRQGEWRDRSLTLRIPGRGKTRGRVASQPGWLTVSPQSFSRRKQTVTVTAQTDGVYRPAIYEEELVLEVEGRRFSVPAAVEVLPPRRQFHEVGWWYLPLLAGSAMPVVAEALAGKPVSAPALVATGLLAVMLFIISIVADLGVPEKLLPGLMAAVGFGAMFGAVKGWLDAALSPGGSVDTEQAMLMSLLVVPLCLLIGLQFMTISKWRCWAVILAFASVAASWAVAR, from the coding sequence ATGGCTCTAGGCACTATCGGAAAATACGAGAAGCTCGACGTATTGGGGCACGGCGCCTCGGGGATCGTGTATCTTGCATGGGACACCATGCTCCGCAGGCAGGTTGCGCTCAAGGAGATCAACCTGATGGCGGGCGACGAGGGGCGATTCCTTGAGGAAGCGCGCGTCCTCGACCGCCTGCGCCATCCCAACATCGTGCGGGTCAACGGCGTTGACCGTATAGACGGGCATGTTGTCATTGACATGGAGTACGTCAAGGGGCCGAACCTGCAGGAGTTTATGCGCGGACGGGGTAGATTGCCTCTCGACCAGGCGCTGAACATCGGCATCCAGCTCTGCGACGCCCTCCACTTCGCCCACCGGAACCACATCGTCCACCGTGATGTGAAGCCGGGAAACATCCTCATCTCGAAAGAGGGTCAGGCCAAGATCGTGGATTTCGGCCTCGCGGAGATCCTGGGTAGCGGCTCGTATGCAGGCGGCGCGGGTACATACGCCTACATGGCGCCGGAGGACTTCGAGGAGGAGGAGCGCTCGGATCACCGGTCGGACATCTGGTCCGCAGGTGTGACGCTGTACGAGATGCTCACCGGCAGGCGGCCGTTTCAGGCGTCTAAGTCGAAGGATCCGTTCTCCTGGAAGCGGGCGGTGGACGAAGACACGCCCGCGCCGCTGGCCGACATTGCCCCGGCGCTTCCCGCCGGTATCGAGCAGGTTATCTTGAGGTCTTTGGCGAAAGACAAGCATGACCGTTACCAGTCGGCGGGTGAGATGGCGGACGATCTCAGGGCAGTCGCGGCTCGCGTCGGAGTTGCGGCGCCTGTCAGCACTCCGGCTGCCACTTCCGATTCGGATCCTCGTGTGCTCTCCGAGGGAACTCCGGACGAGAAAGGTCCGGATGTCTCGTTCTCGCCTGAGTATCTCGATTTCGGCAGGATGCGGCAAGGGGAGTGGCGCGACCGCAGTTTGACGCTCAGAATACCCGGGCGGGGGAAGACAAGGGGGCGCGTGGCCTCACAGCCCGGATGGCTGACGGTTTCGCCGCAGTCGTTCAGCCGACGGAAGCAGACGGTAACGGTTACTGCGCAGACCGACGGCGTCTACCGCCCGGCCATCTACGAGGAGGAACTGGTTCTCGAGGTCGAGGGCCGGCGGTTCAGCGTTCCGGCCGCGGTCGAGGTGCTCCCGCCCAGGCGTCAGTTCCATGAGGTTGGGTGGTGGTATCTGCCGCTACTCGCGGGCAGTGCGATGCCCGTGGTCGCCGAGGCGCTCGCTGGCAAGCCGGTCAGCGCTCCGGCCTTGGTGGCGACGGGTCTGCTGGCGGTCATGCTGTTCATCATCAGCATCGTGGCGGATTTGGGCGTCCCGGAGAAACTGCTCCCGGGCCTGATGGCGGCAGTCGGATTCGGCGCGATGTTTGGCGCCGTGAAGGGATGGCTTGACGCCGCCCTGAGCCCGGGCGGATCGGTGGACACGGAGCAGGCGATGCTGATGTCGTTGCTGGTGGTGCCGCTGTGCCTGCTGATCGGCCTGCAGTTCATGACGATATCGAAGTGGCGCTGCTGGGCGGTGATACTGGCGTTCGCGTCAGTCGCCGCGTCCTGGGCGGTTGCACGTTAG
- a CDS encoding Stp1/IreP family PP2C-type Ser/Thr phosphatase — protein MTSISTAWKTDKGPRPANEDSCVVMTHDDLNGGADALLVVADGMGGRASGATASGIAVEAVARAFASAARVETADDLGGLLSKGIQAANAAVIQAATARPELQGMGATCVAAAIRDDRLDVAHVGDSRAYLLRNGRPLRLTEDHSIVAEKVRSGEMTEEQARGSRFRNVITRAVGLEQSIAPEVNSIELKVGDVVMLCSDGLTGPLRESEIADIVGSSVDPEEACDRLVRAALRSGGSDNVTVAVAAYQPEDARRRRAPARASGRRPGVLIVTAVLGIAIGLLLGLHAESIPLLKLISPREKPAPVVAAGPDLRSVEYGIPSSLAYTPVQGSVLALQGGYLYVMDVKSRLLKLDTTGRVVGGFSADVEFETRVKLLSAPRALDRQGNLYVSDPAKKRIMKYSSDGMFLTAIGEGQLIGPEALVVGDDGGIYLIDGGRLKVIHPKPVS, from the coding sequence CTCGTCGTCGCCGACGGCATGGGCGGTAGGGCATCCGGAGCGACCGCCAGCGGGATCGCGGTGGAGGCGGTGGCGCGCGCATTTGCGTCCGCCGCCAGGGTCGAAACAGCCGACGACTTGGGCGGCCTGCTTTCGAAGGGCATCCAGGCCGCAAACGCCGCCGTCATTCAGGCCGCGACGGCTCGTCCGGAACTGCAGGGTATGGGCGCCACCTGTGTGGCCGCCGCCATCAGAGACGACCGACTCGATGTCGCGCACGTCGGAGACAGCCGGGCCTACCTCTTGAGGAACGGCAGGCCGCTCCGCCTCACTGAGGATCATTCGATCGTCGCAGAGAAGGTCCGGTCCGGCGAGATGACCGAGGAGCAGGCGCGTGGGAGTCGCTTCCGGAACGTGATCACCAGGGCGGTCGGCCTCGAACAGAGCATTGCCCCGGAGGTCAACAGCATCGAACTGAAGGTTGGCGACGTCGTCATGCTCTGCTCGGACGGCCTGACCGGCCCCCTGCGCGAGTCCGAGATCGCCGATATAGTCGGTTCCTCGGTCGATCCCGAGGAAGCCTGTGACAGGCTCGTCAGAGCCGCACTCAGAAGCGGTGGATCTGATAATGTGACTGTCGCCGTCGCCGCATATCAGCCGGAAGATGCGCGTAGGCGCCGGGCGCCGGCCCGGGCATCGGGACGTCGGCCCGGGGTGCTGATTGTGACGGCGGTCCTCGGAATCGCTATCGGACTCCTGCTCGGCCTCCATGCCGAGAGCATCCCGCTCCTGAAGCTCATCTCTCCGAGGGAGAAGCCCGCCCCCGTAGTGGCGGCCGGTCCGGACCTGCGCTCTGTGGAGTATGGCATACCCTCTTCGTTGGCCTATACCCCCGTCCAGGGTAGCGTACTCGCCTTGCAGGGCGGTTATCTCTACGTCATGGACGTGAAGAGCCGTTTGCTGAAACTGGACACCACCGGCCGCGTCGTCGGTGGCTTCAGTGCGGATGTCGAGTTCGAGACAAGGGTGAAGCTGCTCTCCGCGCCGCGAGCGCTTGATCGCCAGGGCAACCTCTACGTCTCCGATCCGGCGAAAAAGCGCATCATGAAGTATTCGTCAGACGGTATGTTCCTGACTGCCATCGGAGAAGGCCAGCTCATCGGACCCGAAGCCTTGGTCGTGGGTGACGACGGCGGCATATATCTGATTGACGGCGGTCGGCTGAAGGTCATTCATCCCAAGCCGGTCTCATAG